Proteins co-encoded in one Spirosoma endbachense genomic window:
- a CDS encoding outer membrane beta-barrel protein: MKTQLTLLASCLLGASLVNGQGTTNTTSTTTSTSTYNATPVTDTTRTTGTTYSATPTTMSTDSVSNQNKASATPSTNSYNQTTTTTTTTTAAPYEQANAVSSQKSDKDRWKAGKFGIYAGVNLSRFVHEVTPDNAYRAGWQAGIYGRSGGTIFGQLGLEYRNSTTNLIRTGQGTTPGSVSSEVRGQIDQHFLAIPAYVGVRIGSALGLRLQVGAEFASLVAVGNNNFKLGADDLNRTILNGLAGAGINLGPLTLDAVYNLGLQNVFDNADTKRRIFAFNLGFRF, translated from the coding sequence ATGAAAACTCAACTCACACTACTGGCAAGTTGCTTGCTGGGAGCAAGCCTGGTTAATGGCCAGGGCACGACAAATACGACGTCAACAACGACGAGCACATCGACCTATAACGCAACGCCGGTAACCGATACAACCAGAACAACCGGCACTACTTATTCGGCGACACCGACCACTATGTCAACCGATAGTGTGTCGAATCAGAATAAAGCGTCGGCAACACCGTCAACAAACAGCTACAATCAGACCACAACGACAACGACAACAACAACCGCTGCTCCCTACGAACAGGCGAATGCCGTCAGCTCTCAGAAGTCAGATAAGGATAGGTGGAAAGCCGGCAAATTCGGTATTTATGCAGGTGTCAATTTGTCCCGTTTTGTGCATGAAGTTACGCCCGACAATGCCTACCGGGCCGGCTGGCAGGCTGGTATTTATGGTCGTTCAGGTGGTACTATCTTCGGGCAACTTGGTCTTGAGTATCGTAATTCGACCACTAATCTGATACGTACGGGACAGGGCACAACACCCGGATCAGTTTCTAGCGAGGTAAGAGGCCAAATCGATCAACACTTTTTGGCTATTCCGGCTTACGTTGGCGTCCGTATTGGCAGTGCGCTTGGCCTACGGTTACAGGTGGGCGCTGAATTTGCCTCGCTGGTAGCAGTTGGCAATAATAATTTCAAGTTGGGGGCCGATGATTTGAACCGCACGATTCTAAATGGTCTGGCCGGAGCAGGAATCAACCTTGGCCCCTTAACGCTCGACGCAGTCTATAATCTGGGCCTCCAGAATGTGTTTGATAATGCCGATACCAAACGCCGGATATTTGCATTTAACCTCGGATTCCGCTTCTAA